The Desulfobacterales bacterium DNA window CACCTGGGGAGTCGATATGTATGTCCTGTTGTCCACCGGCCCGGGCCGGACAATCCTGGCAAGCCTCTTAAGCATCATATTCGTGGTGACAATTGCCTATGCGGCCTGGGAGGTCATCAACCGCATGCTGTACCGGCATATGGCCAAATTTAATCTGGGCGGGGTATGGGACCGGCGGCTGCAGACCGTGCTGCCGCTGATTCGAAGCGGGCTTTGGGCGGTGCTCTGTGTAATAACGGGGCTGGTCATTCTTGCGGAGTTGGGAATCAATATCGCCCCGCTGCTGGCAGGGGCCGGCATTGTCGGCCTGGCTATCGGGTTTGGCGCCCAGACCCTGGTCAAGGATGTGCTGACCGGTTTTTTTGTTCTTCTGGAAAACACCATTAACCTGGATGACTGGGTTATTCTGGGCGGCCATGACGGTCAGGTTGAGGGCCTGACGATTCGGCACGTCATGGTGCGCGATATCTACGGCAACCTCCACACCGTGCCCTGGAGCTCCGTGGTCTCAATCACCAACCAGACCCGGAATTTCGGATATGCGGTGGTGGAGGTGGGGTTTGCGTACCGGGAGAATATCGACGAGGTCGTCTCCGTGGTCAAGCAGGTGGCAGACGAGATGCGGCAGGACCCGGAGATAAACGCAGGCATCTTGGGCGAGCTGCAGATACTGGGGTTGATCGAATTGGGCGACTCGTCCGTAGTGGTGCGAACGCGTTTCAAGACCCAGCCCTTCTTGCGCTGGCGCCTGGAACGGGATTTCCGCCGGCGAATCAAAAACCGGTTTGACGAACTGGGCATCGAGATCCCATACCCGCACCATACGGTCTATTTCGGTGTCAATAAGCAGGGCGAGGCCCCGCCCGCCCGGATCGAGGTCAAGGATGAGAACCGTAAATTTGATTAGAAACCGCGAACCAACGGCACTTTGCGGACGGCGGAAAAACTTCCGGCGTTGGGTCTTTCGCATTTAAGACTTGATTTATTATATCGGGTAATTACAATGTGTATACATTGAATGGCGAAGGAGGAGAAATCCAATGAGAGCACGTGTAATTAAAATTGGTAATTCCCAGGGCCTGCGTATACCAAAGCCCATTCTTGATCAAACCGGCATTATGGAAGATGTTGAAATTGAGGTCGAGGAGAACAAAATCATCATTCGACCCGTCAAAAACGTTCGTGCGGGATGGGATGCCGCTTTCAAAATGATGGGGGAAAGGAGTGATGACGAACCGATAGTTGATGAGCACATTTCGCATTCATGGGATGAAGAAGAATGGCAATGGTAGTGAATCGTTTTGATGTTTATTTGGTCAATCTTGATCCTACCATAGGCTCAGAAATTAAAAAGACCAGACCTTGCCTGGTGATCTCTCCCGAAGAAATGAATCGCAATATTCGGACTGTGATTATTGCCCCGATAACCTCTGCCACGAAAGAATATCCCACCCGTGTTTCCTGCACTTTTCAAAAGAAAAAGGGACAAATTGTATTAGATCAGCTTCGAACAATAGACAAGGCACGGCTTATGAAGAAGCTTGGCACAATAAAATCAAAGGACCAATTGGAAGTTATTTCAGTACTTCAGAGGCTTTTTGCATTTTAATTTACAGACCCAACCCGGAAAAAGAGGATATGGCTGCAAACATCCCGGTGCGAACTCCACGGTTAACGCAGCCGGCGGTGCAAAAAAATATGCGGCAGTCGAAATTTTGATGTGCTTCTTAACAGTTTTTAAGGCTCTGGCTGAGGTAGTCCGCAAATACGGATACCGCCTCAACCGCCCGGGTTTTCGACACGTGAAGCGAAATGTCCACCTGGGGAAGGGCGGGCAGCCCCGAATCCGGAAAGGACCGCAGGCATTTCAGGCGTATATGGCGAGATGCCATGGAAAATCAGAGGAAGGGCTTGAATCATTGATACAGCTTACCGTCACCCACCGGCCCGGCCGCCATTGTGCGAGCACCGGGATCCGGGATCTGGTCAATTATCACGGGGTTCAATTTTCCGAGGCCATGTGCTTCGGCCTCGGCGCGGGACTTGGCATCTGGTATCTTGATTTTGAGGGCCTGCCCGCCTCCCGGATGATCCATGTTCGGTCACTGGATATTGAGGCGCGGTTTTTCAGCCGCATGGGCCTGCCGTTTGAATGGGAGCAGACCGATGATCCGGCGGCGGGCGAGGCGGCCCTGTGCCGCCATCTGGACAACGGCCGCCCGGCGGTCATCCAGACGGATATCTATTACCTTCCCCATTACAGCGGCAACCCGCATTTTCCCGGACATTTGGTCACCGTGTGGGGCTATGATCCGGGTGAAAAAGTATTTTTCATCACAGATACCGGGTTTTCCGACATTCTTTTGGTCCCATTTGAAGATATGCGCAAGGCCCGGTTTTTCCGAAATCCCATATTCGACCTTCGCGGCAACTTGTATGCTCCGGGCTCGGTTCATGTGCCGCCGGATATGCCCGGTTTGATCCGGGGGGCGGTGCTTGAAAACAGCCGGGCGCTTACCCAGGATATATCCGATAATATGGGGCTCCGGGCGCTTGAGAGGATGCGGGCGGAATTGCCGCTTTGGCGGAATTTTGACGACTGGCCCTGGACCTGCCGGTTTGCCTATCAGGTGATCGAGAAGCGGGGGACCGGGGGCGGGGCATTCCGGCTGATGTATGCGGATTTTCTGGCGGAGGCCGCCCGATACGTCCCGGAAATCATGGATCTCGGCCTGTCCGAGATGATGCGCGGTACAGGCCGGGCCTGGCAGGAACTGGCTGCGGCCTTTAAATCCGCCTCTGGAAAAGATGAACCGGATTTTAGCGGGGCGGCAGAGAAAATTGATGCGGTGATTCAGGCGGAATCCGCCTACCATCAAACGGTTTGTCAAAAATTATCCAATAATAGATGAAAAGAGGAGCGAATACCATGTCCATTGACATCACCGTAACCATCGGCGGATCCGCCGGCCAGGGAATCCAGACGGTCGGCGATTTACTGGCCGGCGCCTGCCACCAATCCGGCCTGTATTTAATGGCGGTCAATGATTTTGAGTCCCGTATCCGCGGGGGCCATAGTTTCATGCAGATCCGGATAAGCGATCAGCCGGTGGCAGCGCCGTATCACCAAATCCATCTCCTGGTGTGTTTGAATCAGGAAACTTATGACCGGCATCGCGAGGCAGTAGCTGAGAATGGCAAAGTTCTTGTGGACCAGTCAGAGGCGACCGGTGAAGAAAATGTGCTGGCGGTTCCCTTTACCCGGATGGCCAAGGACGCGGGCGGGAAAA harbors:
- a CDS encoding mechanosensitive ion channel, which gives rise to MTASGKMAGQGMKNIRRRLGTKMLKAKRMRNLSARKTILAFLFLCLFAAGSGQMGAAALAADPVPSQPTASASESGTSDIDRLVEILKDDQKRQALIDRLESAEAGSQPGETPAEESAEKAPLAESLWAEITETGQQAAAYVESTLTSPTALLTLAKRVGISLFLIVAVYFFWRLVKGYILPRVRSGWALKLLAGIIFGLALASGLLFTWGVDMYVLLSTGPGRTILASLLSIIFVVTIAYAAWEVINRMLYRHMAKFNLGGVWDRRLQTVLPLIRSGLWAVLCVITGLVILAELGINIAPLLAGAGIVGLAIGFGAQTLVKDVLTGFFVLLENTINLDDWVILGGHDGQVEGLTIRHVMVRDIYGNLHTVPWSSVVSITNQTRNFGYAVVEVGFAYRENIDEVVSVVKQVADEMRQDPEINAGILGELQILGLIELGDSSVVVRTRFKTQPFLRWRLERDFRRRIKNRFDELGIEIPYPHHTVYFGVNKQGEAPPARIEVKDENRKFD
- a CDS encoding AbrB/MazE/SpoVT family DNA-binding domain-containing protein, which encodes MRARVIKIGNSQGLRIPKPILDQTGIMEDVEIEVEENKIIIRPVKNVRAGWDAAFKMMGERSDDEPIVDEHISHSWDEEEWQW
- a CDS encoding type II toxin-antitoxin system PemK/MazF family toxin, producing the protein MAMVVNRFDVYLVNLDPTIGSEIKKTRPCLVISPEEMNRNIRTVIIAPITSATKEYPTRVSCTFQKKKGQIVLDQLRTIDKARLMKKLGTIKSKDQLEVISVLQRLFAF
- a CDS encoding BtrH N-terminal domain-containing protein, translated to MIQLTVTHRPGRHCASTGIRDLVNYHGVQFSEAMCFGLGAGLGIWYLDFEGLPASRMIHVRSLDIEARFFSRMGLPFEWEQTDDPAAGEAALCRHLDNGRPAVIQTDIYYLPHYSGNPHFPGHLVTVWGYDPGEKVFFITDTGFSDILLVPFEDMRKARFFRNPIFDLRGNLYAPGSVHVPPDMPGLIRGAVLENSRALTQDISDNMGLRALERMRAELPLWRNFDDWPWTCRFAYQVIEKRGTGGGAFRLMYADFLAEAARYVPEIMDLGLSEMMRGTGRAWQELAAAFKSASGKDEPDFSGAAEKIDAVIQAESAYHQTVCQKLSNNR